In Candidatus Palauibacter soopunensis, a single genomic region encodes these proteins:
- a CDS encoding DUF1592 domain-containing protein, producing the protein MKRLAIALSCIALWGLISTLPGGSSLSAPLPAQAREFIPDTIPQTVVNQVCTNCHNDTRVLGNLSLERFEVEMAHLEAETAEKMIRKLRAGMMPPPGIRRPPPEDLLALAETLEARVDAVAADRPDPGVRSFQRLNRAEYERSIRALLGLDIDASAYLPNETISAGFDNIADVQNLSATLLEGYLTAASEISRLALGDPTVTPSETEYEVSRYAEQRQHVPGTPIGTRGGISVVHNFTADGDYVFRLAFQHESTGNFFGQTTPFDEQVELSVDGERRALIDIDRWMHRQDPNGVQVETQPIHVTAGPHRVSAAFIKRFDGPIEDLVSPHEWSLADKKIGYSHGITVVAHLRDLTIRGPFGVSGVSETPTRTRVLTCRPETGDEAAERRCAREIVERLAAQAYRRPVDGADVDALLALYDAGAEEDGFEVGIRTALQGILASPDFIFRFEEPPAGAGTEGPYRIAPLDLASRLAFFLWGMPPDEALIEAARTGGLDDAAGVETQVRRMLAHPNAEGLATRFAAQWLRLQDLDSVHPDALRFPDFYEQLARDMRRETELLFEHLVREDRSFFELLTADYTFVNERLARHYGMAGVAGTHFRKVDYPDDARRGVLAHGSILTSTSHANRTSPVLRGKWIMEVLFGTPPPPPPPDVPDLEAIDEAEEGRFLTVRERLEMHRASPACRSCHRVIDPLGLALENFDVTGAYRIKDQGRTVDPSGDLYDGTPLSGPADLLTALLSRRESLARAFTESLMAYALGRRVEYFDMPTVRRITRRAEAEDYRMSAFILGVAESPAFLMSRGGAIVEQDNQGT; encoded by the coding sequence ATGAAGAGACTCGCGATTGCGCTGTCCTGCATTGCGCTTTGGGGGTTGATTTCCACGCTTCCTGGCGGCTCGTCTCTCTCCGCCCCTCTCCCCGCCCAGGCCCGTGAATTCATCCCGGACACGATCCCGCAGACGGTCGTGAACCAGGTCTGCACGAATTGTCACAACGACACCCGGGTGCTGGGGAACCTCTCGCTGGAGCGTTTCGAGGTGGAGATGGCCCACCTCGAGGCGGAGACGGCGGAGAAGATGATCCGCAAGCTCCGCGCCGGAATGATGCCGCCGCCGGGGATCCGGCGCCCGCCGCCCGAAGACCTGCTCGCGCTCGCCGAAACGCTCGAGGCGCGTGTCGACGCCGTGGCGGCCGACCGCCCCGACCCCGGCGTCCGCTCGTTCCAGCGGCTGAACCGGGCGGAGTACGAACGCTCGATCCGGGCGCTCCTCGGACTCGACATCGACGCCTCCGCCTACCTGCCGAACGAGACGATCAGCGCGGGCTTCGACAACATCGCGGACGTCCAGAACCTCTCCGCGACGCTGCTCGAGGGGTACCTGACCGCGGCGAGCGAGATCAGCCGGCTCGCGCTCGGGGACCCGACCGTCACGCCGAGCGAGACGGAATACGAGGTGTCCCGATACGCCGAGCAGCGGCAGCACGTGCCCGGCACTCCGATCGGCACGCGCGGCGGGATCTCCGTCGTGCACAACTTCACCGCGGACGGGGACTACGTCTTCCGGCTCGCCTTCCAGCACGAGTCGACCGGGAACTTCTTCGGGCAGACGACGCCGTTCGACGAGCAGGTCGAACTCTCGGTGGACGGGGAACGGCGGGCGCTCATCGACATCGACCGCTGGATGCACCGGCAGGACCCCAACGGGGTTCAGGTCGAGACGCAGCCGATTCACGTGACGGCGGGGCCGCACCGCGTGTCCGCCGCCTTCATCAAGCGCTTCGACGGACCGATCGAAGACCTGGTGTCGCCGCACGAATGGAGTCTCGCGGACAAGAAGATCGGCTATTCGCACGGGATCACGGTCGTCGCCCACCTCCGCGACCTCACGATCCGGGGGCCGTTCGGCGTGTCGGGCGTGTCGGAGACGCCGACCCGGACGCGCGTGCTGACGTGCCGGCCCGAGACCGGGGATGAGGCGGCGGAGCGCCGCTGCGCGCGGGAGATCGTGGAGCGGCTGGCGGCGCAGGCCTACCGGCGGCCGGTGGACGGAGCGGATGTCGACGCACTCCTCGCCCTGTACGACGCCGGGGCGGAGGAGGACGGCTTCGAGGTCGGCATCCGGACGGCGCTCCAGGGCATCCTCGCGAGCCCGGACTTCATCTTCCGCTTCGAGGAACCGCCGGCCGGGGCGGGGACCGAGGGTCCGTATCGCATCGCGCCCCTCGATCTCGCTTCCCGGCTCGCCTTCTTCCTGTGGGGGATGCCGCCGGACGAGGCGCTCATCGAGGCGGCCCGGACGGGCGGGCTGGACGACGCGGCCGGCGTGGAAACCCAGGTCCGCCGCATGCTCGCGCACCCGAACGCCGAGGGGCTGGCGACGCGCTTCGCCGCGCAGTGGCTGCGGCTGCAGGACCTCGACAGCGTGCACCCGGACGCGCTCCGCTTCCCCGACTTCTACGAGCAGCTCGCCCGCGACATGCGCCGCGAGACGGAGCTTCTGTTCGAGCACCTGGTGCGGGAGGACCGCAGCTTCTTCGAGTTGCTGACGGCGGACTACACCTTCGTCAACGAGCGGCTCGCGCGGCACTACGGAATGGCCGGCGTGGCCGGAACCCACTTCCGGAAGGTCGACTATCCCGACGACGCCCGCCGCGGCGTGCTGGCGCACGGGAGCATCCTCACCTCGACCTCGCATGCGAACCGGACATCGCCCGTGCTGCGGGGCAAGTGGATCATGGAGGTCCTGTTCGGGACGCCGCCGCCCCCGCCGCCCCCGGACGTGCCGGACCTCGAGGCGATCGACGAGGCCGAGGAGGGCCGCTTCCTGACGGTGCGCGAGCGGCTGGAGATGCACCGCGCGAGTCCCGCCTGCCGTTCGTGCCACCGCGTCATCGACCCGCTGGGGCTCGCGCTCGAGAACTTCGACGTGACGGGCGCATACCGGATCAAGGACCAGGGGCGCACGGTCGATCCCAGCGGCGACCTGTACGACGGAACACCGCTCTCGGGGCCGGCCGACCTGCTAACCGCCCTGCTATCGCGGCGCGAGTCGCTGGCGAGGGCGTTCACCGAGAGTCTCATGGCCTACGCTCTCGGACGCCGTGTCGAGTACTTCGACATGCCGACCGTGCGCCGCATCACGCGCCGCGCCGAGGCGGAGGACTACCGCATGTCCGCCTTCATCCTCGGAGTGGCGGAGAGCCCGGCCTTCCTCATGAGCCGGGGCGGCGCCATCGTCGAACAAGACAACCAGGGGACGTGA